The nucleotide window atttattacataataatatttaagAGACAAAAAAGTCAAACAACAAtctaaatttatcttatttaatatttattaattatcaacgattgataattaataaatattaaataagataaatttagaTTGTTGTTTGACTTTTTTGTctcttaaatattattattttattattaactcATTTGTTggttatattcaattttttttgttattatgcCTAAAATATGAGGGGAAAAAAACTCAGTTCATGGTACTGACTACTGAAACAACAATATTGTATATCTGTATATGCATGCATGTAAGTTGTATATTTGACATGAAGGGCCTACCGTGAATGTATCACCAATGTTAACAATAAAAGCATCTGAGCGAGGTTGAACATTTTTCCACCTCTTATCAGCAAAGACTTGAAGCCCTCCAACTTGATCTTGGTGAAGAATGGTTATAGATGTTGGATCACAATGGGGTCCTGTCCCAAGTGTAAGGCTTGGTTGGTGGCATGGTGGGTAATAGTTGCATCTCATTATGGAACAACCTTCTTCAAATAACTCCTTGTAATGCAATCTATCTTTCAACCCTAAGCTTATTGCTAATAGCTCCGTTAGCTTCACCCCTAATTCCTTCATGGCTTTGCAGTACTTCTGGAACGTCactctatatatatacatagcaATGAAAACTCATCATaaaaatttacattaataaCTAGAGCATCTATTATAATATATAGTCTTGTGTATATGATTGATTTCATAACGATTATACTACATACACCAAAATCAGTCACCAAAATCAGTCACCAAAATCAGTtaccagtataaaatatatcttataatacaaattcatattaaaaataaattaatcatacatatatttatacacgaATATATTAGTAACTAATTGTAGTGGTTTATTTTAATGTACGAATAACATttttgatttaataattatagtagCTAGAGTTTGTGATGGTTGAAAATTTAGTAGTATAGTAATAACTAGCTGGTAATAAGATTTTTTAGAGTAGCTAATGTTATTACATTATTAATTATACTagaattaaattcaaataacttctcatcaatatatatttttgatttatattatatttaatatgcCGACGACTTGTCTTCCATTTCCATGAAAAGACAAGGAAAAAGTTCAAGAAAATGTTGAAACCAAAATCATATGAAACATACATTTTATGTTTTACACATcttaaaaaatcttaataagACTTATAAAGAAGTAAGAAAATTCAATCTTTATTACCATGAATGATGAATGTGATCATTACACATGTGATTCTTTTTAGAATATGAGAGAGGGGGAAAAACATGTTTTCCTCATTTTACTAAAAAGCTGATAAAATAACTAACttttatagtaataaaaattaaagttctaAACCGTaaataaattgtttttttttatatgtgaaACAAGCATTCTAAACAATAAGTGCTAGTTTGGACTATATTATTGCAATACTCTCTCATGGCACactgaaatatttaaaaaattactataatCTATATATTTTACATAAACTAATGCAAAAAGTAATGGCAGAAAATACCCACATTATATTTATCCACACACTTACCCAGTTTGTTGAAAATCTTCTCCTAATGTGGTATTAAAATAATTTGCAACAACCGGCTCAAAGGTGTGATCATAATAAGGGAAAGACAAGGTTTCCTTCCATGGAAGTTTGGAAGAGAATCTATCAACATGTGCACCGGAATATCCCCACAATAAACCTGGTTTCTTTGAAAAACTCAACTTCCTCTGAGTGGGAACCCTAAAAAATTTGTCCATCTGAGCATATGCCTGAGCAATGAGCGCAGGATCAACCCCATGGTTGATCACTTGGAAGAACCCATGGCTCAAGCATGCTCGATGGACGAGCTTCGCGACGCACCACGTGGCCTCGTCGTCTCCATTGAGGAACCCAGAAAGGTTTACCACTGGAACTTCGAGTTCCCCGTGGGCGTCAACAAGGTCTTCCATTGGCCAAACGAAATTTGTGGGCAAGTGGGGCGGCTCCACCCCAATAACTGTTTCTTGATTCAATGTAGACAACAAGAGACTTGAGTCCATTAATGTTTTTCCAATGTCAACGATGATTTGAGGTATGTGATCAATATTGAAGGAAGAAAAAGGGGAACATACACAACTACACAAGCAAATTATATGGTGATAGCTAAATATTGTTGGAGATATATATAGAACTTTTTGGTTGTGGCAtgtgtttatatatatagatggtggAGCGagtttacttttatattttcttacTGCTTTCAATGTAGTAATTGTTACCTTGTGGTGTTCAATATTCACTATTTTGGCTGCCGACGAAATTGGGCAAATtttattgtataaaatataattttataaattatattgtaTAGAGAAATATtagtaaattaatatttttatagtattagaTAATATTTGACTGAATTTAAATCCTCTAATAAAATAAGAGAgttaataaaatgataaaataaaaaattaattactattaattttataatttttgtaaaatgtatatttattttcttagtttaagAGTGATTAATTTTTCAcgttattattttactaattttttattttaaaagaataataatttttttactttaaaagattttgatttttaataattaatgctttattttatattattataatttaaaattNNNNNNNNNNNNNNNNNNNNNNNNNNNNNNNNNNNNNNNNNNNNNNNNNNNNNNNNNNNNNNNNNNNNNNNNNNNNNNNNNNNNNNNNNNNNNNNNNNNNNNNNNNNNNNNNNNNNNNNNNNNNNNNNNNNNNNNNNNNNNNNNNNNNNNNNNNNNNNNNNNNNNNNNNNNNNNNNNNNNNNNNNNNNNNNNNNNNNNtgttatatattatttatatattttattatttaaattttaaattttattataatttatatatttatttaattattattggattacataatttaattcataatttatcGATTAAACTACTCAAATCCAATAACTTAATGTCTTAATCAAGTTGATTATTGGTTTAATTTTAACAACTATAATACACGTGAAGTCTAGGATGTTGACAAGTCACCCGAAAAAAAGATGGTGATAAAATGAGATCTTCGAAAAGTAATTAATCAAATTGGGTCCAAAAAATCCTAATGatcaagatttttttat belongs to Arachis duranensis cultivar V14167 chromosome 8, aradu.V14167.gnm2.J7QH, whole genome shotgun sequence and includes:
- the LOC107460663 gene encoding gibberellin 20 oxidase 2-like: MDSSLLLSTLNQETVIGVEPPHLPTNFVWPMEDLVDAHGELEVPVVNLSGFLNGDDEATWCVAKLVHRACLSHGFFQVINHGVDPALIAQAYAQMDKFFRVPTQRKLSFSKKPGLLWGYSGAHVDRFSSKLPWKETLSFPYYDHTFEPVVANYFNTTLGEDFQQTGVTFQKYCKAMKELGVKLTELLAISLGLKDRLHYKELFEEGCSIMRCNYYPPCHQPSLTLGTGPHCDPTSITILHQDQVGGLQVFADKRWKNVQPRSDAFIVNIGDTFTALSNGRYKSCLHRAVVNRYKERRSLAFFLCPKEDKILRPPQDILRIDGTKHFPDFTWSDLLLFTQKHYRADEATLHNFTNWFLSSKTDK